A single Ascochyta rabiei chromosome 4, complete sequence DNA region contains:
- a CDS encoding Nicotianamine synthase yields MGNVLKSENRESREHTTTSSTLQTPPRTPTITATSAQTLASEIHDIYHTLSKLPDLSPGTTINPLLTRLVNLCIVPYSHEFITYFFGIENIHTLCEQLQSLCATAEGELERFWARNIIEESKQSKATATNDLLNTFPYYQNYLDLSQIECSTLSAFLPPSSTSPQKFAFIGSGPLPLTSLCILDIYPSAHVHNIDRDISALQISQRLCEQLGNTERMSFACTDISLEDNVGTENTKWDEFDVVFLAALVGMDTQSKLSILESIARKLRPGALVVARSAKGLRSVLYPILEISGAMESIGLETLIEVHPWTKVVNSVIVFRVMQK; encoded by the exons ATGGGTAACGTTTTGAAGAGTGAGAATCGAGAGTCCAGAGAGCACACGACCACAAGTTCGACTCTCCAAACACCACCCAGGACACCAACTATAACAGCAACTTCTGCGCAAACGTTGGCCTCAGAGATTCATGACATCTACCACACCCTGTCCAAACTTCCAGATCTCTCACCGGGGACGACTATCAACCCACTTCTGACTCGCCTTGTCAATTTATGCATTGTGCCGTACAGCCATGAGTTCATCACCTACTTTTTCGGCATCGAGAACATACATACGTTGTGCGAGCAACTACAATCGCTCTGTGCGACAGCCGAAGGAGAACTAGAACGTTTCTGGGCAAGAAACATCATCGAAGAGTCGAAGCAATCAAAGG CGACTGCCACGAACGACCTCCTCAACACTTTCCCGTACTACCAGAATTATCTCGACCTTTCACAGATCGAATGCTCCACTCTTTCCGCTTTCCTCCCTCCCTCCAGCACGTCACCCCAGAAATTCGCCTTCATTGGCTCCGGACCCCTACCTCTGACGTCGCTCTGTATACTGGACATCTATCCCTCCGCACACGTGCACAACATCGATCGCGATATCTCGGCGCTGCAGATCAGCCAGAGACTGTGCGAACAGCTGGGGAACACGGAGAGGATGAGCTTCGCGTGTACTGATATCAGTCTCGAAGACAATGTGGGCACAGAGAACACGAAATGGGATGAATTTGACGTTGTTTTCCTGGCTGCACTTGTGGGTATGGATACACAGTCGAAATTGTCGATTTTGGAGAGCATAGCGAGAAAGCTGAGGCCCGGTGCGCTGGTTGTGGCGAGGAGTGCAAAGGGTTTGCGAAGTGTGCTGTATCCG ATTCTTGAAATCTCGGGCGCTATGGAGAGCATTGGGTTGGAGACGCTGATTGAGGTGCATCCATGGACTAAGGTGGTAAATTCTGTGATTGTGTTCAGGGTGATGCAGAAGTGA